One genomic region from Methanomassiliicoccaceae archaeon encodes:
- a CDS encoding CPBP family glutamic-type intramembrane protease: MQDKCPECINNRELGHRFCGNCGNMLDCPECGRYRSVGTLFCGNCGRPLRPGPAYISDVKGNGPVFWISLAAMLFVTVFLVVGLATILINSFNVFSYAADITYGLLILVPYPYVFLWFSGIGSQMYWIFLVAAVVLSFAQLAWEMYSKHVNRGPDGGARGLEDTSAYWIGLLWPSTIAIQVAIILLMMSGGSSLPSFDTSDDKYWMFALASASVWEEVITRLLIIGLPLGIMALATKKERPLRYLLGGFGVNKASMVLIIASSLLFGYGHYDGWGVIKILPSFIFGLAAGYLYCKYGLYASILLHFVNDYMQSFLWLGLDASLFSILVIVLLGLGVVTTVVLAVKGVSFAKGFMERELFPDSFKKD; the protein is encoded by the coding sequence ATGCAGGATAAATGCCCGGAATGCATAAACAACCGAGAACTCGGACATCGGTTCTGCGGCAACTGCGGGAACATGTTGGACTGCCCGGAATGCGGCCGTTACCGTTCGGTCGGCACATTGTTCTGCGGCAACTGCGGGAGACCTCTCAGACCCGGGCCCGCGTATATTTCGGATGTAAAAGGCAACGGCCCGGTTTTCTGGATATCCCTCGCGGCCATGCTTTTCGTGACGGTGTTCCTGGTCGTGGGCCTTGCAACGATACTTATCAATTCTTTTAACGTATTCTCGTACGCCGCGGACATAACGTACGGATTGCTGATACTGGTCCCGTACCCCTACGTCTTCCTATGGTTCTCCGGAATTGGATCTCAGATGTACTGGATATTCCTTGTGGCGGCCGTGGTGCTTAGCTTCGCCCAACTGGCGTGGGAGATGTACTCCAAGCATGTGAACCGCGGCCCGGACGGGGGCGCCCGCGGGCTGGAGGACACGAGCGCGTACTGGATCGGCCTCCTCTGGCCTTCCACGATAGCGATACAGGTCGCAATAATTCTGCTCATGATGAGCGGGGGCTCGTCCCTGCCGTCCTTCGATACTTCGGATGACAAGTACTGGATGTTCGCGCTTGCAAGTGCCAGCGTATGGGAGGAGGTTATCACCCGCCTCCTGATAATCGGATTGCCGCTTGGAATAATGGCGCTCGCCACAAAAAAGGAGCGGCCGTTGAGATATCTGCTGGGCGGCTTCGGCGTGAACAAGGCCTCCATGGTCCTCATAATAGCCTCCTCGCTGCTATTCGGATATGGGCATTACGACGGCTGGGGAGTGATAAAGATCCTGCCGTCGTTCATATTCGGGCTGGCGGCGGGATATCTTTACTGCAAATATGGCCTCTACGCTTCGATACTGCTGCACTTCGTGAACGACTACATGCAGTCGTTCCTGTGGCTGGGGCTCGATGCTTCCCTTTTCTCGATATTGGTTATCGTCCTGCTGGGGCTGGGCGTGGTCACTACCGTGGTCCTGGCCGTCAAGGGCGTCTCCTTCGCCAAGGGGTTCATGGAAAGGGAGCTTTTCCCGGACTCATTCAAGAAGGATTGA